The DNA region GGCAGGCCCTTTTTTTGCCAGGGGCGCTGTGGCTGCTAACGTGATGAGTATCTTGCATAAGTGCTGCCGCTGTTCGGCGTTAGGTGAGTGGAAAATTGGTGGTAAGGGCGCTGAGCAGGCGTTGCTCGATCGCCGTGCGCCGATCGTAGGCTGCCGATTGTCCCAAGTGTAAGGCGGTCTCCTCGACTGGCACGCCTTTTGTGAATTCCACGGACACGAATGTCGCGGAGGGTGACGTGCGCACAATGCTGGATACTCTGGTCGAGGAGACAAGAGGTCAAGCTCGATGAGCCAGCAGCGGATTGTGGTGGCCGGTACGGGCACCGGCATCGGAAAGACGGTTTTCTGCGCCGGGCTCGTCAATCTCCTCGGCGCGAATTTTTGGAAACCGATCCAGGTCGGCCTTGAAGGAGAGACCGACACCGAGCGCGTCGCTCGGCTTGGCAGTCTGCCATCCGATCGCATCGTGCCCGAGCGTTACCGACTGCAAACGGCCATTTCGCCCCACTGTTCCGCGGAGATTGCCGAGGTTCGCATCAACACGGATTCGCTCGACGTGCCGGACACCGCAGGACAGCCGCTCGTGATCGAGGGGGCCGGCGGACTGATGGAGCCGCTAAATTGCGGCACGCTTTACATTGACGTCTTCGAGAGATGGCGGCTTCCCGTCGTGCTGTGCGCGAGCTCTGCTCCGGGGACAGTCAATTATTCACTGCTTTCCATAGACGCGCTCCGAAGACGTCAGATCGACATTCTCGGAATCGCCTTCGTTGGCGAAAGGAATTCGGATGCTGTGAGGGCAATTTGCGAGATCGGCCGGGTGCGGTGGTTGGGGCGACTGCCCTGGATTGCTCCTTTGTCGGCAGACACGCTGCAGGCCGCGTTCAAGGCCTCCTTCCGCCGCGATGATTTCAAGCCATGAGGCTAAAGAAGAAATCGTCGACTTGGCTCCGTTCACGCAACACGCGCTTCAAGGACGAGAGCGCAAGCGCCTAGCGAATAGCGGGCTCAGGTGCTTTCGGTAAGGCACGACCAGGCTTGCGTCTCAGTCCGAGGAACGAGCGCCTTCGCCGCCGAGTTGCGCCACGAGCCAATCTGCAAAGGCTCGTACTGCCGATCTCTGTCGGCTGGCGCGCGGGTAGATCAGGCGGTGACCAACGTAGCGGATATCGTTAGCGCGTCCTGCCAGCGGAGCGACCAATCGTCCGCTCGCGAGTTCGCGCTCGGCCAGGAGGGTTGATTCCAGCGCTACGCCCAATCCCTCCGCAGCCGTCGCAATCGCAAGAAAGCTCCGGTCGAATCTCATGCCGTGAAGCGCAGGTGCTTCCAACCCGTTCGCGGTGAACCATTGGTGCCATTGCACCCGCTTCACGTCGGAGCGGATCAGCGTCTGATCGAGGAGATCGGCAGCCTTTCGTATCGATTTTGCGAGGGCGGGGGAGCAGAGCGGCGTGACCGTCTCCTCCGGCAGAGGAATAATTTCGACACCTTCCGCGCGCGGCGGACCGTAGACGATATCGATATCGAAATCATCGTTGCTGAAGCGCGCATAGTCCGTGCTTGCGGCCAGCCGAACCTCGAGCTTCGGGTAAGCAGCGAGAAACTGTGCGAGACGGGGCGCCAGCCATTGCGCGGCAAAGCTGGGGGCGGAATGGACGCGCACCAATTGTGGTCCGCGCGCGGCAACTTCCTCAAGCCCACGGCGGAGCTGATCGAATGCCGCTCCCGTGTGACGCATCAGGTTCTCGCCCGCCGGCGTGAGCCGCACGGATCGTGCGCTGCGCTCGAACAAAACGGTCCGAAGCGTGCCCTCCAGCTTGCGGATTGCGTGACTGACGGCGCTTGGCGTCAGGTGAAGCTCATTCGCTGCATCGCGAAACGAACCGGTGCGGGCGGCCGCTTCAAACGCACGAATTGCCGATATAGGGACATTTGATAGCATCTCATAAGTGAACCAGATTCATCGATCCGTGACAACTGCGCGCTTGTCCGTTGATGCTCGGCGGGTCATTTCTAAGCGCCAAGGAAGAACAATTTGCGGGAGGAATAGATGCTGCTCAGCGGTAAGACGGCCATCATTTCGGGCGCGGCCTCGCCGCGGGGGATCGGGCTTGCGACCGCCCGGCGGTTCGCCGCCGAGGGCGCTCGGGTCGCCATTCTGGATATCGACGCTGGCGCTGCGGCGGATGCTGCGGCATCGCTTGGAAGCTCCCACATCGGGCTAGGGTGCGACGTCGCCGACAAATCGTCCTGCGAGCAGGCGGTCGCCCGCGTGATCGAATTCTTTGGCGGCATCGATGTTTTGATCAACAATGCCGGCATCACCCAGCCAGTGAAGTTCCTGGAGATTTCGGCGGCCGATTGGGATCGCATTCAGGACGTCAATCTCAAGGGCATCCTGTTCCTCTCCCAGGCCGTGATCCCGCATATGCGCGCACGGAAGTCCGGATCGATTGCATGCATGTCGTCGGTCTCGGCCCAGCGCGGCGGTGGAATTTTTGGCGGCCCGCACTACTCGGCTGCGAAAGCCGGCGTGCTTGGTCTCGCCAAGGCGATGGCCCGTGAGTTCGGCCCGGACGGCATCCGCGTCAACTGTGTCACGCCGGGCCTGATCGGCACCGATATCACCGCGGGCAAGCTGACCGACGAGATGACGGCGAAGATCCTGGAAGGCATTCCGCTCAATCGTCTCGGCACGGCGGAAGACGTCGCGGGCATCTACACCTTCCTGGCCTCGGATCTCTCCGCCTACGTGACCGGTGCGGTGATCGACGTCAACGGCGGCATGCTCATCCACTGAGCCAGCAAGACAAGGGCCAGATCGATGGAAACCTCGACCAACGCGCTTACGAATACGCCCAAGCTGGCGGACCGCGCCTACAATATTCGCCGCAATGCGCTACGCATGGGTGAAGTCCAGGGCCAGGGCTATATCGCACAGGCGCTCGACATCTCCGACGTTCTCGCCGCGGCCTATTTCCATGCGATGCGCTACCGGCCGGAGGATTCGTCCTGGGAGGGACGCGACCGCTTCCTTCTCTCAAACGGGCATTATGCCATCGCGCTCTACGCGGCCTTGATCGAGGCGGGGATCGTCCCCGAGGAAGAACTCGAAACCTATGGCAGCGACGAGAGCCGCCTGCCGATGTCGGGCATGGCCTCCTACACACCCGGAATGGAAATGTCGGGCGGTTCGCTCGGGCTTGGGCTCAGCATCGCCGTCGGCATGGGCCTGGGGCTCAAGCGCAAAAAATCCGAGGCGCGGGTGTATACGTTGTTCTCTGATGGCGAGCTTGACGAAGGTTCGGTCTGGGAGGCCATCCAGTCGGCCGCCCACTACAAGCTCGACAATCTGATCGGCATCGTCGACGTCAACAATCAGCAGGCGGACGGTCCTTCGACCCAGGTCATGGCGTTTGAGCCGCTGGTCGACAAGCTTCAGGCCTTCGGCTGGTTCGTGCAGCGCATCAACGGCAACGATCTTGATGCCGTGGTTGCCGCCTTCGACGCCGCCAAGTCCCATCCCGAGCTCAAGCCGCGGATGATCGTCGCCGACACGCTGATGGGGAAGGGTGTTCCTTTCCTCGAGCAGCGCGAGAAGAGCCATTTCATCCGCGTCGAGCAGCACGAATGGCAGCTCGCGCTCGCCGCGCTGGAAGCCGGGAGGCAGGCATGAAGACCGTCAGATCAGCACCGCAGCCGGGCAAGCCGCGCCTGACCACCTCCGCCATGATCGCCTCGATCGCGGCCGAGGGACAGAAGACGAAGCCGGCGCCCTTTGGACACGCGCTCGTCGAGCTCGCACGCAGCCGCCCTGATGTGGTCGGCATGACGGCCGATCTCGGCAAATACACCGATCTGCACATCTTCGCGAAGGAGTTTCCGGACCGTTATTACCAGATGGGCATGGCCGAGCAACTTCTGTTCGGAGCCGCCTCCGGCCTTGCCGCCGAAGGCTTCATGCCATTCGCGACAACCTACGCAGTGTTCGCATCGCGGCGGGCTTACGACTTCATACACCAGACGATCGCGGAGGAAGACCGCAACGTGAAGATCGTCTGCGCGTTGCCCGGCCTGACCTCGGGCTACGGCCCGAGCCACCAGGCCGCGGAGGACCTCGCGCTGTTTCGTGCGATGCCGAACATGACGGTCATCGATCCCTGCGATGCCCACGAGATCGAGCAGTTGGTGCCTGCCATCGCGGCGCATCACGGGCCGGTCTACATGCGTCTGCTGCGCGGCCAGGTGCCGGTCGTGCTGGACGAGTATGACTACAAATTCGAGCTCGGCAAGGCCAAGCTGGTCCGTGACGGGAAGGACGCCTTGGTCATCTCGTCTGGCATCATGACCATGCGTGCGCTCGAGGCCGCGCAAACCTTGAAGGACGACAGCATCGATATTGCGGTGCTGCACGTTCCAACCATCAAGCCGCTCGATACTGAGACGATCTTGCGTGAAGCCGGCAAGTCGGGCCGCCTGGTCGTCGTTGCCGAGAACCATACAACGATTGGCGGTCTCGGCGAGGCCGTTGCCGCCCTTCTGATGCGTTCAGGCGTCCATCCGCCTTTCCGCCAGATCGCATTGCCCGACGAATTTCTTGACGCCGGGGCACTTCCGACCCTGCACGCCCGCTACGGGATTTCGACTGCAGAGGTCGCGCGGCAGATCAAGCAGTGGCTTTAGGGTACCGGCGCTAAGCGCCCATCGAGCCAAGCCCTCGTGAGGAGCTACGCCCGTCGCATGTTGCGGCGGCGAGCGATTGCTCCTGCCTAAATGCCGGTGATCGAGAGCCGGCAAGCGAAAACCCGCAAAGCTGCACGCCGGCGTGCGCTGATGCAGCGGGCAGCAACGTCAATAAAGGACCAGGAGGAAAACATGACTGCATCGAAGCCCGGAAGCATCAGCCGCCGTTCGCTGTTGATGGCGGCCACAACTGTACCTCTCTGCGGGATTCTGACCCGTCCGGTGTCCGCGGCCGAGTTCGTCTACAAGTTCGCGACCGGACAGGATCCGACGCATCCGGTGAATATCCGAGCCCAGGAGGCGATCGACCGCATTCGCGAAGCGACCAGCGGCCGCCTGGAGATCAGGCTGTTTCCGGCCAACCAGCTCGGCTCCGACACCGAGCTTTTGACCCAGGTTCGCAGCGGCGGCGTCGAGTT from Bradyrhizobium sp. B124 includes:
- a CDS encoding glucose 1-dehydrogenase, translating into MLLSGKTAIISGAASPRGIGLATARRFAAEGARVAILDIDAGAAADAAASLGSSHIGLGCDVADKSSCEQAVARVIEFFGGIDVLINNAGITQPVKFLEISAADWDRIQDVNLKGILFLSQAVIPHMRARKSGSIACMSSVSAQRGGGIFGGPHYSAAKAGVLGLAKAMAREFGPDGIRVNCVTPGLIGTDITAGKLTDEMTAKILEGIPLNRLGTAEDVAGIYTFLASDLSAYVTGAVIDVNGGMLIH
- a CDS encoding dethiobiotin synthase; the protein is MSQQRIVVAGTGTGIGKTVFCAGLVNLLGANFWKPIQVGLEGETDTERVARLGSLPSDRIVPERYRLQTAISPHCSAEIAEVRINTDSLDVPDTAGQPLVIEGAGGLMEPLNCGTLYIDVFERWRLPVVLCASSAPGTVNYSLLSIDALRRRQIDILGIAFVGERNSDAVRAICEIGRVRWLGRLPWIAPLSADTLQAAFKASFRRDDFKP
- a CDS encoding LysR substrate-binding domain-containing protein, translating into MLSNVPISAIRAFEAAARTGSFRDAANELHLTPSAVSHAIRKLEGTLRTVLFERSARSVRLTPAGENLMRHTGAAFDQLRRGLEEVAARGPQLVRVHSAPSFAAQWLAPRLAQFLAAYPKLEVRLAASTDYARFSNDDFDIDIVYGPPRAEGVEIIPLPEETVTPLCSPALAKSIRKAADLLDQTLIRSDVKRVQWHQWFTANGLEAPALHGMRFDRSFLAIATAAEGLGVALESTLLAERELASGRLVAPLAGRANDIRYVGHRLIYPRASRQRSAVRAFADWLVAQLGGEGARSSD
- a CDS encoding transketolase, whose product is METSTNALTNTPKLADRAYNIRRNALRMGEVQGQGYIAQALDISDVLAAAYFHAMRYRPEDSSWEGRDRFLLSNGHYAIALYAALIEAGIVPEEELETYGSDESRLPMSGMASYTPGMEMSGGSLGLGLSIAVGMGLGLKRKKSEARVYTLFSDGELDEGSVWEAIQSAAHYKLDNLIGIVDVNNQQADGPSTQVMAFEPLVDKLQAFGWFVQRINGNDLDAVVAAFDAAKSHPELKPRMIVADTLMGKGVPFLEQREKSHFIRVEQHEWQLALAALEAGRQA
- a CDS encoding transketolase family protein, whose product is MKTVRSAPQPGKPRLTTSAMIASIAAEGQKTKPAPFGHALVELARSRPDVVGMTADLGKYTDLHIFAKEFPDRYYQMGMAEQLLFGAASGLAAEGFMPFATTYAVFASRRAYDFIHQTIAEEDRNVKIVCALPGLTSGYGPSHQAAEDLALFRAMPNMTVIDPCDAHEIEQLVPAIAAHHGPVYMRLLRGQVPVVLDEYDYKFELGKAKLVRDGKDALVISSGIMTMRALEAAQTLKDDSIDIAVLHVPTIKPLDTETILREAGKSGRLVVVAENHTTIGGLGEAVAALLMRSGVHPPFRQIALPDEFLDAGALPTLHARYGISTAEVARQIKQWL